From a single Clostridium isatidis genomic region:
- a CDS encoding ABC transporter permease, producing the protein MKKFKRLLGFIEGFLMVNLLWFIGAKLMNSRILPNPLEIYKNLPELFKKDLAGHVGASLYRVGWGLLIAFVIGILIGLIMGYSDKMNKFLNPLIYFSYPVPKMALLPIVMTLFGLGDLSKIIMIVLITVFPIIVSVRDSIINVGKENYNVLTSLGASRLQLFIHVTLPSIVPDILTNIRLSLGTAFSILFFSEGYGTSEGLGYFIQDSWSRINYIDLYSGILVLSILGLVLFILLDLIEGLACRWNREG; encoded by the coding sequence ATGAAAAAATTTAAAAGGCTTTTAGGCTTTATTGAAGGATTTTTAATGGTAAACCTTCTTTGGTTTATAGGAGCTAAACTTATGAATTCAAGGATTCTTCCAAATCCACTAGAGATATATAAGAATCTTCCTGAGCTTTTTAAGAAGGACCTTGCAGGGCATGTAGGGGCAAGCCTTTATAGGGTTGGCTGGGGCTTACTAATAGCCTTTGTTATAGGAATTTTAATAGGTCTTATTATGGGCTATTCAGATAAGATGAATAAGTTTTTAAATCCCCTTATTTATTTTTCCTATCCAGTTCCTAAAATGGCCCTGCTGCCAATAGTAATGACCTTGTTTGGACTTGGGGACTTGTCAAAGATAATAATGATAGTTTTAATAACAGTCTTTCCAATAATAGTTTCTGTAAGAGATTCAATTATTAATGTGGGAAAGGAAAATTATAATGTTTTAACCAGCCTTGGAGCAAGCAGGCTGCAGTTATTTATCCATGTAACCTTGCCTTCCATAGTTCCAGATATCTTAACCAACATAAGACTATCCCTAGGAACAGCCTTTTCAATTTTATTCTTTTCAGAAGGCTATGGAACAAGTGAAGGTCTAGGTTACTTTATTCAGGATTCCTGGTCTAGAATTAATTACATAGATCTTTATTCAGGAATTCTAGTTCTAAGCATCTTAGGGCTTGTGTTATTTATTCTTTTAGACCTAATTGAGGGCCTTGCCTGTAGATGGAATAGGGAAGGGTAG
- a CDS encoding ABC transporter ATP-binding protein, translating to MIQIRNLSVFYESKNEKVKALGPINIDIESEDICAIIGPSGCGKTTLLKVLAGIIKKYEGEVLLKSEKLNPHIHNIGLIPQNFGLLPWKTVEKNCILPLKIKKINTKDKEIQDKMDAMMKRLGIYDLKNRYPRELSGGQKQRVSIVRSFLSKPDLLLMDEPFSALDAIIREEAQELFLEIWNENKNNTFIVTHSIDEALYMGRKIIVVSNTPGQIIEVIDNKLFNNKNYKEDEDYSKIFSHIKSLVKGGIKE from the coding sequence ATGATACAGATAAGGAATTTATCTGTCTTCTATGAATCTAAAAATGAAAAAGTTAAGGCCCTAGGACCTATAAATATTGACATAGAATCAGAGGATATATGTGCAATTATAGGTCCCTCAGGCTGTGGAAAGACAACTTTATTAAAGGTACTAGCAGGAATAATAAAGAAATATGAGGGGGAAGTTCTTCTAAAATCAGAAAAACTTAACCCTCATATTCATAATATAGGCCTAATTCCGCAAAACTTTGGACTTTTGCCATGGAAGACAGTAGAAAAAAACTGCATTTTACCATTAAAGATAAAGAAGATTAATACAAAGGATAAGGAAATTCAAGATAAGATGGATGCCATGATGAAGCGTCTAGGGATCTATGACTTAAAAAATAGATATCCTAGGGAATTAAGTGGGGGACAAAAACAGAGGGTTTCTATAGTGAGAAGTTTTTTGTCCAAGCCAGATCTGCTTCTTATGGATGAGCCTTTTTCAGCCCTTGATGCAATAATAAGGGAAGAGGCACAGGAGTTATTTTTGGAAATATGGAATGAAAACAAGAATAATACCTTTATTGTAACCCACAGCATAGACGAGGCCCTATATATGGGAAGGAAGATTATAGTTGTATCAAACACTCCAGGACAGATAATTGAAGTTATAGATAACAAGCTCTTTAATAACAAAAATTATAAGGAAGATGAGGACTATTCCAAAATATTTTCCCATATAAAATCCCTAGTGAAGGGTGGGATTAAGGAATGA
- a CDS encoding ABC transporter substrate-binding protein, which produces MKIKRLIATIMTLSMFGVMAGCSASANKEAETSEMKKLSFGAMSSIDIVPIVIAQEKGYFEEEGLDLDFQLFTAAKDRDAALQAGALDGLIADEIAISIYQNLGIDMKITGQTNGAWTLVVGKDSGIENLSGLKNKKMAISENTMIDYLSDYIATENGVSADEIEKVAIPAMPARLEALKNKQVDAAILPAPFDDTAVADGGKALAKIDNADITISAFGFTQEEIDTNGDAIKAFFAGYNKAVEYMQNTDIKEYEDVLIETVGYSEDTRGNIVLPELKLNYLPKVENVQAVFDWSKKKGIIDKDLKAEDVIVDTFVK; this is translated from the coding sequence ATGAAGATTAAAAGATTAATTGCAACAATTATGACTTTATCAATGTTTGGTGTAATGGCTGGATGTTCTGCAAGTGCTAATAAAGAAGCAGAAACAAGCGAAATGAAAAAATTAAGCTTTGGTGCCATGAGTTCAATTGATATAGTGCCAATAGTAATAGCTCAAGAAAAAGGCTATTTTGAAGAAGAAGGCCTAGACTTAGACTTTCAATTATTCACAGCAGCAAAGGATAGAGATGCTGCCCTTCAAGCTGGTGCTTTAGATGGATTAATAGCTGATGAAATAGCAATATCAATTTATCAAAATTTAGGTATCGATATGAAGATAACTGGACAAACAAATGGAGCTTGGACTTTAGTTGTTGGAAAAGATTCAGGAATTGAAAACTTAAGCGGCCTAAAGAATAAGAAGATGGCTATATCAGAAAACACAATGATAGACTATTTATCTGACTATATAGCAACTGAAAATGGAGTAAGTGCTGATGAAATAGAAAAGGTAGCAATTCCAGCAATGCCAGCAAGACTTGAAGCCTTAAAAAATAAGCAGGTAGATGCAGCAATCTTACCAGCACCATTTGATGATACAGCTGTAGCTGATGGAGGAAAGGCTCTAGCTAAGATTGACAATGCTGATATCACAATTTCAGCCTTTGGCTTTACTCAAGAAGAAATAGATACAAATGGAGATGCTATAAAGGCCTTCTTTGCTGGATACAATAAGGCAGTAGAATATATGCAAAATACAGATATAAAAGAATATGAAGATGTTTTAATTGAAACTGTTGGATACTCTGAAGATACAAGAGGAAACATAGTTCTTCCAGAACTTAAGTTAAACTATCTTCCAAAGGTTGAGAATGTACAAGCTGTCTTTGACTGGTCAAAGAAGAAGGGAATAATAGACAAGGATCTAAAGGCAGAAGATGTAATTGTAGATACTTTTGTAAAATAG
- a CDS encoding UbiX family flavin prenyltransferase, with amino-acid sequence MKKIVVGITGASGSIYAKRLIEVLVKEGIQVNVVATDKGRQVFAFELGISLKNWIEELKLKYENIVLENNNNMFSGVASGSNKYDAVIILPCSMGTLAEISNGLSRSLLTRAADVALKEGRKLILVPRETPLNTIHLENMCRLSKMGVGIIPAMPGFYHHPESIEDIVDFLVGKILDYLNIENNLFKKWKDTEYED; translated from the coding sequence ATGAAAAAGATAGTAGTAGGAATAACAGGAGCCAGCGGCAGCATATATGCTAAAAGGCTTATAGAAGTATTAGTTAAGGAAGGAATTCAAGTTAATGTGGTAGCCACAGACAAGGGAAGGCAGGTCTTTGCCTTTGAACTTGGCATTTCCTTAAAAAATTGGATAGAGGAATTAAAATTAAAATATGAAAATATTGTCCTTGAAAATAACAATAATATGTTTTCAGGAGTAGCCAGCGGTTCCAATAAATATGATGCAGTAATAATACTGCCATGCTCCATGGGAACCTTGGCAGAAATAAGTAATGGCTTATCCAGAAGTTTATTAACCAGGGCTGCAGATGTAGCCCTAAAGGAAGGTAGAAAACTAATATTAGTACCAAGGGAAACTCCCCTAAACACAATACACTTAGAAAATATGTGCAGATTATCTAAGATGGGAGTTGGAATAATTCCTGCCATGCCAGGTTTTTACCACCACCCGGAGAGTATTGAGGACATAGTGGATTTCCTAGTAGGGAAAATATTAGATTATCTAAATATAGAAAATAATTTATTTAAGAAATGGAAGGATACAGAATATGAAGATTAA
- a CDS encoding 4-hydroxybenzoate octaprenyltransferase, which yields MELTKLKKIRNKIFDYGTLVMFSHTIFSLSFALISMLIAGNNRLDFRTIFWIIVAFLGARTGANAINRVIDAKIDAKNPRTATRQLPQGLMKPKEVIVFSAACFAVMVFAAAKLNTICLVLSPIALFLMIIYSYTKRFTWACHIVLGVTSAAAPVGAWLAVTGKISWIPLVMGAANTVWVAGFDIIYGAQDYDFDTKNGIHSIPASFGVKNALLIARIFHAIALISLFIVGLLTPVLGTIYYIGLAVITVLFIIQHSMVSPDNLTNVKVASYNVNQVISIVFLITGLLDCLL from the coding sequence ATGGAATTGACTAAATTAAAGAAGATAAGAAATAAAATATTTGATTATGGAACCCTGGTTATGTTTTCCCATACTATCTTCTCCTTATCCTTTGCCCTAATTTCCATGCTTATAGCAGGGAACAATAGGCTTGATTTTAGAACTATCTTTTGGATAATTGTAGCCTTCTTAGGAGCAAGAACAGGGGCTAATGCCATAAACAGGGTTATAGATGCCAAGATAGATGCAAAAAATCCAAGAACAGCAACAAGACAGCTTCCTCAAGGCTTAATGAAGCCAAAGGAAGTAATAGTATTTTCAGCAGCATGCTTTGCAGTAATGGTCTTTGCAGCAGCAAAGCTTAATACAATATGCTTAGTATTATCACCAATTGCCTTATTTTTAATGATTATATATTCCTATACCAAGAGGTTTACCTGGGCCTGCCATATAGTCCTAGGAGTAACTTCAGCAGCAGCCCCAGTAGGAGCCTGGCTTGCAGTTACAGGCAAAATAAGCTGGATTCCTCTTGTAATGGGAGCTGCAAATACTGTCTGGGTAGCAGGCTTTGACATAATCTATGGGGCTCAGGACTATGATTTTGATACTAAAAATGGCATTCATTCAATTCCAGCAAGCTTTGGGGTGAAAAATGCCCTCCTTATTGCAAGGATCTTTCATGCTATAGCCCTTATAAGCTTATTCATAGTGGGTCTTTTAACTCCAGTTCTGGGAACAATATATTACATAGGTTTAGCGGTAATAACTGTATTATTTATAATTCAGCATAGCATGGTCAGCCCAGATAACCTAACAAATGTTAAAGTGGCATCTTACAATGTAAATCAGGTTATAAGCATTGTTTTCCTAATAACTGGTTTACTTGACTGCCTGCTTTAG
- a CDS encoding menaquinone biosynthesis decarboxylase: MSFKDLQSFIKELERKGELVRVKVEVDPELEITEITDRVSKSYGKALLFEKVKGSKYPVLINAMGTYERMAMALGVKSLNDMGDVINDLMDMSSYMGVVKAVKSIPKLTRMASVFPIKLPIKGACQEVINHDPDLNELPIIKCWPEDGGKFLTLPLVITKDPETGIQNMGMYRMQVYDKNTTGMHWHWHKDGREIYEQYRKLGGKMPISVALGCDPAITYAATAPLPKMIDEMMFAGFLRKMPVNMVKSITNDIYVPADAEFIIEGYVDVNEPLRVEGPFGDHTGYYSLEDDYPVFHVTCITHKKKPVYPTTIVGKPPMEDCYMGKATERIFLPLFKMINPEIIDINFPLEGVFHSCVIISIDKKYPGHANKVINSVWGMGQMMYTKMVIVVDKDVDPQDTEAVAYNLFNNMEPQRDIVITEGPLDALDHASNTPLYGSRVGIDATRKWDIELQAREVKKEEVTAERKEEAKKLLEDLKDKGGILDFNLPYKEDLTKCILVSIDKTEAWQAKKVINSIEEKLKEVKLIAVFDKEIDPNNLSIVAWKLFNNIDAKRDLIIKEGTVGVDATRKLASEGHTRPWPKDIEMSQEMKEYVDRRWQEYGID; this comes from the coding sequence ATGTCTTTTAAAGATTTACAATCATTTATAAAAGAATTAGAAAGGAAGGGGGAGCTGGTCAGGGTAAAAGTTGAAGTAGACCCAGAGCTGGAAATAACAGAGATAACAGACAGAGTGTCTAAAAGCTATGGCAAGGCTCTTCTTTTTGAGAAGGTTAAGGGCTCAAAATATCCAGTCCTTATAAATGCCATGGGAACCTATGAAAGAATGGCTATGGCTCTAGGAGTTAAAAGCCTAAATGACATGGGAGATGTTATAAATGACCTTATGGATATGAGCAGCTACATGGGAGTAGTTAAGGCAGTTAAATCTATCCCAAAGCTTACTAGAATGGCCTCTGTTTTTCCTATAAAGCTGCCAATAAAGGGAGCCTGTCAGGAAGTTATAAATCATGATCCAGATTTAAATGAGCTTCCTATTATAAAGTGCTGGCCAGAAGATGGAGGAAAATTCTTAACTCTTCCTTTAGTAATAACCAAGGACCCAGAGACAGGGATACAAAACATGGGCATGTACAGAATGCAGGTCTATGATAAAAATACAACAGGAATGCACTGGCACTGGCATAAGGATGGAAGGGAAATCTATGAGCAGTACAGAAAGCTGGGAGGAAAGATGCCAATATCAGTAGCTCTTGGCTGTGATCCAGCTATTACCTATGCAGCTACAGCACCTCTTCCAAAGATGATTGATGAAATGATGTTTGCAGGCTTTTTAAGAAAAATGCCAGTAAATATGGTTAAGTCAATAACAAATGATATTTATGTCCCTGCAGATGCAGAATTTATTATAGAGGGCTATGTGGATGTAAATGAGCCTTTAAGAGTAGAAGGACCTTTTGGAGATCATACAGGTTATTATTCCTTAGAAGATGATTATCCAGTATTCCATGTAACCTGCATAACTCACAAAAAGAAGCCTGTATACCCAACAACAATAGTAGGTAAGCCTCCTATGGAAGACTGTTATATGGGTAAGGCAACAGAAAGAATTTTCTTACCATTGTTTAAGATGATAAATCCAGAAATTATAGATATAAACTTTCCTCTAGAAGGAGTTTTCCATAGCTGTGTTATTATCTCAATAGATAAGAAATATCCAGGCCATGCTAATAAGGTTATAAATTCTGTATGGGGTATGGGACAAATGATGTACACCAAGATGGTTATAGTTGTAGATAAGGATGTTGACCCTCAAGACACAGAAGCAGTAGCCTATAATTTATTTAATAATATGGAGCCTCAAAGGGATATTGTAATAACTGAAGGACCTTTAGATGCCCTAGACCATGCATCAAACACCCCTCTATATGGAAGCAGGGTAGGAATAGATGCAACAAGAAAATGGGATATAGAACTTCAAGCTAGGGAAGTTAAAAAGGAAGAAGTTACAGCAGAAAGAAAAGAAGAGGCAAAGAAGCTCTTAGAAGATTTAAAAGATAAGGGCGGAATACTAGACTTTAACCTACCTTATAAGGAAGACCTTACAAAGTGTATCTTAGTATCAATAGATAAGACTGAAGCTTGGCAGGCTAAAAAAGTGATAAATTCTATTGAAGAAAAGCTAAAGGAAGTAAAATTAATTGCAGTTTTTGATAAGGAAATAGACCCTAATAATCTATCTATTGTGGCATGGAAGCTCTTTAACAATATTGATGCCAAGAGGGATTTAATAATAAAGGAAGGCACAGTTGGAGTAGATGCAACAAGAAAACTAGCCAGCGAAGGACATACAAGACCTTGGCCAAAGGATATAGAAATGAGCCAGGAAATGAAGGAATACGTAGACAGAAGGTGGCAGGAATATGGAATTGACTAA